From a single Brassica oleracea var. oleracea cultivar TO1000 chromosome C5, BOL, whole genome shotgun sequence genomic region:
- the LOC106295614 gene encoding uncharacterized protein LOC106295614 isoform X1, with protein MAAVSIALAFSLDSLKQNQSKKLPLSSRYPSLCSSRSRRRSSLRFASLPSSHSTSISTATETGEEEEEEESTPTKSTGSYDFLEETFRTGRFLSNAELEKLKALEGFAYFQELESGTMWVRVMRQGEMDSTVSLLAESFGESMMLPSGYQSVLRFLVKQYLIERREVLPHAVTLVGFFRRKTDSGSGDGEEEVVDEMAGTVEVCLDKRGANASPPSPTPPKESPYVCNMTVKEDLRRRGIGWHLLKASEELISQLSPSKDVYLHCRMVDEAPFNMYKKAGYEVVKTDTVLVLLMLQRRKHLMRKKLPPSTTSPSDVVESDNELTSSVNGLHVT; from the exons ATGGCGGCCGTAAGCATCGCACTTGCTTTCTCTCTCGATTCTCTCAAGCAAAACCAATCCAAGAAGCTTCCTCTCTCGTCTAGATACCCTTCACTATGCTCTTCTAGATCTCGCCGTCGCTCAAGTCTCAGATTCGCTTCCCTTCCTTCTTCGCACTCTACTTCGATTTCAACCGCCACAGAAACAGGAGAAGAAGAAGAAGAAGAAGAATCCACCCCGACAAAATCCACCGGAAGCTACGACTTTCTCGAGGAAACCTTCCGCACGGGGAGGTTCTTAAGCAACGCGGAGCTAGAGAAGCTCAAAGCTCTCGAAGGATTTGCGTATTTCCAGGAGCTGGAGTCTGGAACCATGTGGGTTCGGGTTATGAGACAAGGCGAGATGGATTCGACGGTGAGTCTCCTCGCCGAGTCGTTTGGAGAGTCGATGATGTTGCCTTCTGGGTATCAGTCTGTGTTGCGGTTCTTGGTGAAGCAGTATCTGATTGAGAGGAGAGAAGTGTTGCCACACGCAGTTACTTTAGTTGGATTCTTTAGGAGGAAAACGGATTCGGGTAGTGGTGATGGAGAGGAGGAGGTTGTTGATGAGATGGCGGGAACCGTTGAGGTTTGTCTTGACAAACGAGGTGCTAATGCTTCTCCTCCTTCTCCGACTCCTCCAAAGGAATCACCTTATGTGTGTAACATGACTGTGAAAGAGGATCTTAGAAG GAGAGGGATTGGGTGGCATTTGTTGAAGGCGAGTGAAGAGCTCATATCTCAGCTTAGTCCTTCCAAAGATGTCTACTTGCATTGCAGGATGGTCGATGAAGCTCCTTTCAATATGTACAAGAAAGCAGGGTACGAGGTTGTTAAGACAGATACTGTTTTGGTCCTTTTGATGTTGCAGCGGCGTAAGCATTTGATGCGCAAGAAGCTTCCACCTTCCACCACCAGCCCTTCAGATGTGGTGGAGTCTGATAATGAGCTGACCTCCTCGGTCAAT GGACTACATGTGACTTGA
- the LOC106293997 gene encoding uncharacterized protein LOC106293997, giving the protein MTAEPKNEEKKTTETTLSFQEKLQSPADEFFNYFTRKIHHVSVEYPAEELRFYIQSTDLEKRTVTMRIFGERVNPKYFETVKVTMVFPTEDIHSPVNLQIVCKYKRHDPKDRINRLFYNTLTSLTRHIKLIDTDLYQLNHTNNSIVSEYPAEECFKAFIEACKESAVVEIQTKDLVKRTTTIGLMRSTDVLMTKFNRLKVTITITPQEGDKCCHVEWTTEAEELSDNRRDKTFIRRTADLIHGIIRKKLRSK; this is encoded by the exons ATGACGGCTGAACCAAAAAATGAAGAGAAAAAGACTACGGAAACCACGCTTAGCTTTCAGGAGAAACTTCAATCTCCTGCGGACGAATTCTTTAACTATTTTACCAGAAAGATACACCATGTCTCAGTCGAGTATCCTGCTG AGGAATTGAGGTTCTATATACAGTCGACGGATTTGGAGAAAAGAACAGTGACGATGCGTATATTTGGGGAAAGAGTAAACCCAAAATACTTCGAGACCGTCAAAGTAACCATGGTCTTTCCTACGGAAGACATACATAGCCCCGTGAATTTGCAGATCGTGTGCAAGTATAAACGCCATGACCCTAAAGATCGAATCAATCGTCTGTTTTACAACACTCTTACGAGTCTTACCCGTCACATCAAGCTCATTGATACCGATCTTTACCAGCTAAATCATACAAACAACTCCATTGTCTCTGAGTATCCGGCGGAAGAATGTTTTAAAGCTTTCATTGAAGCATGTAAAGAATCTG CTGTGGTGGAAATCCAGACTAAAGATTTGGTAAAAAGGACAACAACGATCGGTTTAATGAGGAGCACTGATGTCTTGATGACGAAGTTCAATAGGCTCAAAGTCACCATCACTATTACTCCTCAGGAAGGCGATAAGTGTTGCCACGTAGAATGGACCACCGAGGCCGAGGAGCTTTCTGATAACCGCCGCGATAAAACCTTCATTCGCAGAACAGCTGATCTTATCCATGGCATTATCAGGAAGAAGCTTCGGAGTAAATAG
- the LOC106295613 gene encoding serine/threonine-protein kinase PBS1 isoform X1, with product MHFPLVSAWNKRRRSKSYDTDPCTFLFSIIFARWRKRVYRTAECWQIEDQTSQPRKRRYGSCVYTLKEMEEATNSFSDDNLLGKGGFGRVYKGTLKTGEVVAIKKMDLPPFKKADGEREFRVEVDILSRLDHPNLVSLIGYCADGKHRFLVYEYMQNGNLQDHLNGLKEAKISWPIRLRIALGAAKGLAYLHSSSGVGIPIVHRDFKSTNVLLDTYYNAKISDFGLAKLMPEGKDTCVTARVLGTFGYFDPEYTSTGKLTLQSDIYAFGVVLLELLTGRRAVDLTQGPNEQNLVLQVKSILNDRKKLRKVIDPELSRNSYSMEAIAMFADLASRCIRIESSERPSVTDCVKELQLIIYTNSKGGLGGTIPTFRRL from the exons ATGCATTTTCCTCTTGTTTCGGCTTGGAACAAGAGAAGGAGAAGCAAATCCTATGATACGGATCCATGTACGTTCCTTTTCTCCATCATCTTCGCCAGATGGCGTAAAA GGGTCTACAGAACAGCAGAGTGCTGGCAAATCGAAGATCAGACGTCTCAGCCAAGGAAACGAAGATATGGGTCATGTGTTTATACCCTCAAGGAAATGGAAGAGGCTACAAATTCCTTCAGTGATGACAATCTCCTCGGTAAAGGAGGCTTTGGCCGAGTTTACAAGGGCACTCTAAAAACAGGAGAG GTTGTTGCGATCAAGAAGATGGATTTACCTCCGTTCAAAAAGGCTGACGGCGAAAGAGAATTTCGTGTGGAGGTGGATATATTGAGTAGACTCGACCATCCAAATCTGGTATCTTTGATTGGCTACTGTGCAGATGGAAAACACCGCTTCCTAGTATATGAATATATGCAAAACGGAAACCTGCAAGATCATTTGAATG GATTAAAAGAAGCAAAGATAAGCTGGCCAATAAGACTCAGAATCGCACTTGGAGCAGCGAAAGGACTCGCTTATCTCCATTCAAGTTCTGGTGTTGGCATTCCAATTGTTCACAGAGATTTCAAATCGACCAACGTTTTACTAGACACCTACTATAACGCAAAG ATATCAGACTTTGGACTAGCAAAGTTGATGCCAGAAGGAAAGGACACTTGTGTGACTGCAAGAGTTCTAGGAACTTTCGGCTACTTCGACCCAGAATACACATCG ACAGGTAAACTTACACTACAAAGCGACATTTATGCATTTGGGGTTGTGCTTCTAGAACTACTGACCGGACGCAGAGCGGTTGACTTAACTCAGGGCCCAAACGAACAGAATCTGGTGCTACAG GTCAAGAGTATACTGAACGATAGAAAGAAACTGCGCAAGGTTATAGATCCAGAGCTGTCACGGAACTCATACAGCATGGAAGCTATAGCCATGTTTGCTGATCTGGCATCACGTTGCATCCGTATAGAGAGCAGCGAGAGGCCTTCGGTGACGGATTGTGTTAAGGAACTGCAACTAATTATCTACACAAACTCGAAGGGTGGCTTGGGTGGGACGATACCTACATTCAGAAGGCTCTAG
- the LOC106294850 gene encoding uncharacterized protein LOC106294850 — MDPAGASVANDIGGEGEKFAVGNIYSVKVITGDEFRGIVMAYDPVPNFVVFEEGSKPRAGHSKNTRMVNASFITELSYLGKTEDPLLTDNCCVNLDSLRAKEALAIRQAEADAERLGVGVTAEAQSIYDALSKTLPVQWEKSDILVMKEVRVRSPYLSDCVFGGTDAANNRVKKVLELVRRRLQLVGT, encoded by the exons ATGGATCCAGCAGGAGCATCGGTGGCAAACGACATCGGGGGAGAAGGCGAGAAGTTCGCGGTGGGGAATATTTATTCGGTTAAAGTGATCACCGGAGATGAGTTCCGAGGGATCGTCATGGCTTACGATCCAGTCCCCAACTTCGTCGTTTTTG AAGAGGGTTCGAAACCTAGAGCTGGGCACTCGAAGAACACTCGGATGGTGAATGCGAGTTTCATAACGGAGCTGTCTTATCTGGGCAAAACCGAAGATCCGCTTCTTACAGACAACTGTTGTGTTAATCTTGACTCGCTCCGAGCTAAAGAGGCACTTGCTATCAG GCAAGCGGAAGCAGATGCTGAGAGATTGGGTGTTGGTGTTACCGCTGAGGCGCAGAGCATCTACGACGCGTTGTCTAAGAC GCTTCCTGTGCAGTGGGAAAAGTCTGACATTTTGGTGATGAAAGAAGTACGTGTTCGTAGCCCGTATCTTTCCGATTGCGTCTTTGGAGGAACTGATGCTGCCAACAACCGAGTCAAGAAAGTG CTTGAACTAGTGAGACGAAGGTTGCAACTTGTTGGCACATGA
- the LOC106295614 gene encoding uncharacterized protein LOC106295614 isoform X2, translated as MAAVSIALAFSLDSLKQNQSKKLPLSSRYPSLCSSRSRRRSSLRFASLPSSHSTSISTATETGEEEEEEESTPTKSTGSYDFLEETFRTGRFLSNAELEKLKALEGFAYFQELESGTMWVRVMRQGEMDSTVSLLAESFGESMMLPSGYQSVLRFLVKQYLIERREVLPHAVTLVGFFRRKTDSGSGDGEEEVVDEMAGTVEVCLDKRGANASPPSPTPPKESPYVCNMTVKEDLRRRGIGWHLLKASEELISQLSPSKDVYLHCRMVDEAPFNMYKKAGYEVVKTDTVLVLLMLQRRKHLMRKKLPPSTTSPSDVVESDNELTSSVNV; from the exons ATGGCGGCCGTAAGCATCGCACTTGCTTTCTCTCTCGATTCTCTCAAGCAAAACCAATCCAAGAAGCTTCCTCTCTCGTCTAGATACCCTTCACTATGCTCTTCTAGATCTCGCCGTCGCTCAAGTCTCAGATTCGCTTCCCTTCCTTCTTCGCACTCTACTTCGATTTCAACCGCCACAGAAACAGGAGAAGAAGAAGAAGAAGAAGAATCCACCCCGACAAAATCCACCGGAAGCTACGACTTTCTCGAGGAAACCTTCCGCACGGGGAGGTTCTTAAGCAACGCGGAGCTAGAGAAGCTCAAAGCTCTCGAAGGATTTGCGTATTTCCAGGAGCTGGAGTCTGGAACCATGTGGGTTCGGGTTATGAGACAAGGCGAGATGGATTCGACGGTGAGTCTCCTCGCCGAGTCGTTTGGAGAGTCGATGATGTTGCCTTCTGGGTATCAGTCTGTGTTGCGGTTCTTGGTGAAGCAGTATCTGATTGAGAGGAGAGAAGTGTTGCCACACGCAGTTACTTTAGTTGGATTCTTTAGGAGGAAAACGGATTCGGGTAGTGGTGATGGAGAGGAGGAGGTTGTTGATGAGATGGCGGGAACCGTTGAGGTTTGTCTTGACAAACGAGGTGCTAATGCTTCTCCTCCTTCTCCGACTCCTCCAAAGGAATCACCTTATGTGTGTAACATGACTGTGAAAGAGGATCTTAGAAG GAGAGGGATTGGGTGGCATTTGTTGAAGGCGAGTGAAGAGCTCATATCTCAGCTTAGTCCTTCCAAAGATGTCTACTTGCATTGCAGGATGGTCGATGAAGCTCCTTTCAATATGTACAAGAAAGCAGGGTACGAGGTTGTTAAGACAGATACTGTTTTGGTCCTTTTGATGTTGCAGCGGCGTAAGCATTTGATGCGCAAGAAGCTTCCACCTTCCACCACCAGCCCTTCAGATGTGGTGGAGTCTGATAATGAGCTGACCTCCTCGGTCAATGTATGA
- the LOC106295613 gene encoding serine/threonine-protein kinase PBS1 isoform X2, translating to MHFPLVSAWNKRRRSKSYDTDPWVYRTAECWQIEDQTSQPRKRRYGSCVYTLKEMEEATNSFSDDNLLGKGGFGRVYKGTLKTGEVVAIKKMDLPPFKKADGEREFRVEVDILSRLDHPNLVSLIGYCADGKHRFLVYEYMQNGNLQDHLNGLKEAKISWPIRLRIALGAAKGLAYLHSSSGVGIPIVHRDFKSTNVLLDTYYNAKISDFGLAKLMPEGKDTCVTARVLGTFGYFDPEYTSTGKLTLQSDIYAFGVVLLELLTGRRAVDLTQGPNEQNLVLQVKSILNDRKKLRKVIDPELSRNSYSMEAIAMFADLASRCIRIESSERPSVTDCVKELQLIIYTNSKGGLGGTIPTFRRL from the exons ATGCATTTTCCTCTTGTTTCGGCTTGGAACAAGAGAAGGAGAAGCAAATCCTATGATACGGATCCAT GGGTCTACAGAACAGCAGAGTGCTGGCAAATCGAAGATCAGACGTCTCAGCCAAGGAAACGAAGATATGGGTCATGTGTTTATACCCTCAAGGAAATGGAAGAGGCTACAAATTCCTTCAGTGATGACAATCTCCTCGGTAAAGGAGGCTTTGGCCGAGTTTACAAGGGCACTCTAAAAACAGGAGAG GTTGTTGCGATCAAGAAGATGGATTTACCTCCGTTCAAAAAGGCTGACGGCGAAAGAGAATTTCGTGTGGAGGTGGATATATTGAGTAGACTCGACCATCCAAATCTGGTATCTTTGATTGGCTACTGTGCAGATGGAAAACACCGCTTCCTAGTATATGAATATATGCAAAACGGAAACCTGCAAGATCATTTGAATG GATTAAAAGAAGCAAAGATAAGCTGGCCAATAAGACTCAGAATCGCACTTGGAGCAGCGAAAGGACTCGCTTATCTCCATTCAAGTTCTGGTGTTGGCATTCCAATTGTTCACAGAGATTTCAAATCGACCAACGTTTTACTAGACACCTACTATAACGCAAAG ATATCAGACTTTGGACTAGCAAAGTTGATGCCAGAAGGAAAGGACACTTGTGTGACTGCAAGAGTTCTAGGAACTTTCGGCTACTTCGACCCAGAATACACATCG ACAGGTAAACTTACACTACAAAGCGACATTTATGCATTTGGGGTTGTGCTTCTAGAACTACTGACCGGACGCAGAGCGGTTGACTTAACTCAGGGCCCAAACGAACAGAATCTGGTGCTACAG GTCAAGAGTATACTGAACGATAGAAAGAAACTGCGCAAGGTTATAGATCCAGAGCTGTCACGGAACTCATACAGCATGGAAGCTATAGCCATGTTTGCTGATCTGGCATCACGTTGCATCCGTATAGAGAGCAGCGAGAGGCCTTCGGTGACGGATTGTGTTAAGGAACTGCAACTAATTATCTACACAAACTCGAAGGGTGGCTTGGGTGGGACGATACCTACATTCAGAAGGCTCTAG